A region of Streptomyces paludis DNA encodes the following proteins:
- a CDS encoding nickel transporter produces MTRRRTAASAFAVLVAGTALALLPAQAAQAHPLGNFSVNQYDGLVVAPGELRVDHVEDLAEIPAAQERKRIDTDGDDKLSAAELSAWAGARCATAAKDARLTVDGGAAIAVATGEAKAEVRPGQAGLDTLRVTCELTAVLPEAERLRLSYRPASVGAAEGWREITARGDLMTVDGSDVPEETTSRRLTAYPDDLLSSPPAVRSAAFEARTGGPALTTGENDRSGSPVAGVLPRGADRWAQALTGLVARHELTFGFAALALGASVLLGAMHALAPGHGKTMMAAAATAGGRNSLRDVLALGASVTMTHTMGVFALGALITAGSAAAPTVVSWLGIASGALVMIAGALLLRRAWRRRHLPHGHSHGHGHDHGHGHDHGHGHSHGHDHADGHDAAHEEQRDKERVPVLATAHEHGKEHGGEHAHGHAHEHEHAEGSVATLTEAGPRHESAREHTHHTHGHTKAHDDGHGHGHDQGHGHGHDHGHGHSHIPPAPGLRGIILLGFAGGLVPSPSAVVVLVGAAALGQAWFGFLLVVAYGVGLALTLAGAGFAVVRLRDTTTRRLAARPRGRLVTLAQRLAPLSTAAVVLFLGCGLLLRGLVTAVG; encoded by the coding sequence GTGACCCGCCGCCGTACCGCCGCCTCCGCGTTCGCCGTGCTGGTGGCGGGGACCGCGCTGGCGCTGCTGCCCGCCCAGGCGGCGCAGGCACACCCGCTCGGGAACTTCAGTGTCAACCAGTACGACGGTCTCGTGGTCGCGCCCGGCGAGCTGCGCGTCGACCATGTGGAGGACCTGGCCGAGATCCCGGCGGCCCAGGAGCGCAAGCGCATCGACACCGACGGGGACGACAAGCTCTCGGCGGCCGAACTGTCGGCCTGGGCCGGCGCGCGCTGTGCCACGGCGGCGAAGGACGCCCGGCTCACCGTGGACGGAGGCGCCGCCATCGCCGTCGCCACCGGCGAGGCGAAGGCCGAAGTCCGGCCGGGCCAGGCCGGGTTGGACACGCTCCGGGTGACCTGCGAGCTGACGGCGGTGCTGCCGGAGGCGGAGCGGCTGCGGCTCTCGTACCGCCCGGCGAGTGTCGGGGCGGCCGAGGGGTGGCGGGAGATCACCGCCCGCGGTGACCTGATGACGGTCGACGGGTCGGACGTGCCCGAGGAGACCACCTCGCGGCGGCTGACCGCCTACCCCGACGATCTGCTCTCCTCTCCGCCCGCCGTCCGGTCGGCCGCCTTCGAGGCCCGGACCGGTGGTCCGGCGCTGACCACGGGGGAGAACGACCGGAGCGGCTCGCCGGTGGCGGGCGTACTGCCGCGGGGCGCGGACCGCTGGGCGCAGGCCCTGACCGGGCTGGTGGCCCGGCACGAACTGACCTTCGGCTTCGCGGCCCTCGCGCTCGGCGCGTCCGTCCTGCTCGGCGCGATGCACGCGCTGGCCCCCGGACACGGCAAGACCATGATGGCCGCCGCCGCCACGGCAGGAGGCCGCAACTCCCTGCGGGACGTACTGGCCCTCGGCGCCTCGGTGACGATGACGCACACGATGGGTGTCTTCGCCCTCGGCGCCCTGATCACGGCGGGTTCGGCGGCGGCGCCCACGGTGGTGTCCTGGCTGGGCATCGCGAGCGGCGCGCTGGTCATGATCGCGGGTGCGCTGCTGCTGCGGCGGGCCTGGCGGCGGCGCCACCTCCCGCACGGGCACAGCCACGGGCATGGCCACGACCACGGGCACGGGCACGATCACGGCCATGGTCACAGCCACGGGCACGACCACGCTGACGGTCACGATGCCGCCCACGAGGAGCAGCGGGACAAGGAGCGCGTGCCGGTGCTCGCGACCGCCCACGAGCACGGCAAGGAGCATGGAGGCGAGCACGCACACGGGCATGCGCACGAGCACGAGCACGCCGAGGGCTCCGTGGCCACCCTGACGGAGGCCGGCCCCCGGCACGAGTCCGCGCGGGAACACACCCACCACACCCACGGTCACACCAAGGCCCATGACGACGGTCACGGTCACGGACACGACCAGGGTCACGGCCACGGGCACGACCACGGGCACGGTCACTCCCACATCCCGCCCGCGCCCGGTCTGCGCGGCATCATCCTGCTCGGCTTCGCCGGCGGTCTCGTCCCCAGCCCCTCCGCCGTCGTCGTCCTGGTCGGCGCGGCGGCCCTCGGCCAGGCGTGGTTCGGCTTCCTGCTGGTCGTGGCGTACGGGGTCGGACTGGCGCTGACCCTCGCGGGCGCCGGCTTCGCCGTGGTACGGCTGCGCGACACCACGACCCGCAGGCTCGCCGCCAGGCCGCGCGGCCGGCTCGTGACGCTGGCCCAGCGGCTGGCCCCGCTCAGCACGGCGGCCGTGGTCCTCTTCCTCGGCTGCGGACTGCTGCTGCGGGGACTGGTCACCGCCGTGGGCTGA
- a CDS encoding tetratricopeptide repeat protein — protein sequence MLVRKPRLARRSEGEPAAEPEREPRPQPRPRRRVAAVVALALGLTATSVVIGAGGGADSSTTASSTPLVTGGAPVDQLGTGNLAQGIESLQKHLKTRPKDATGWATLGAAYVEQARTSGDPTRYPQAEKAFTRSLALRPAAENDIALAGRAALAAARHDFPTALRASDRALRVNPYSERALSTRVDALVELGRYEEAERAVRLADQRRPGIPVFTRYAYVAELRGDVAGARRVLLRAADSAYSTADVAYVATALGQLAWSQGQYARALGHYKTALRADPDYLPALEGRGRTYAAQGGDQRALRDLDEVVRRFPLPGQLAALGELREVNGEKEKAAENYDLVATWTRLARANGVATDLESALIEADHGDAAEALKAARAEWSRRESVHTADALGWALYASGKHREALTYAKKATAASPGYRNASFLFHRGMIEHALGDERAARRDLRAALALNPGFSPTGARDARAALAELSGDTKAGKAGKNTNAAEDTDEPREGS from the coding sequence ATGCTCGTACGGAAGCCGCGGCTCGCCCGCCGGAGTGAGGGCGAGCCGGCGGCGGAGCCAGAGCGGGAGCCGCGGCCCCAGCCGCGTCCCCGCCGGCGCGTCGCGGCGGTCGTGGCACTGGCCCTCGGGCTCACCGCCACCTCGGTGGTCATCGGCGCGGGCGGCGGAGCGGACAGCTCCACGACGGCGTCCTCCACGCCCCTGGTGACGGGCGGCGCCCCCGTCGACCAGCTCGGCACCGGGAACCTCGCGCAAGGCATCGAAAGCCTCCAGAAACACCTCAAGACACGGCCCAAGGACGCCACCGGGTGGGCGACCCTGGGCGCCGCCTACGTCGAGCAGGCCCGCACCAGCGGCGACCCGACCCGCTATCCGCAGGCAGAGAAGGCGTTCACCCGCTCGCTCGCGCTGCGCCCCGCCGCCGAGAACGACATCGCGCTCGCCGGCCGGGCCGCGCTGGCCGCCGCCCGCCACGACTTCCCGACCGCGCTGCGCGCCTCGGACCGGGCGCTGCGCGTCAACCCGTACAGCGAACGCGCGCTCTCCACCCGCGTCGACGCGCTCGTCGAACTCGGCCGCTACGAGGAGGCGGAGCGCGCGGTGCGCCTCGCCGACCAGCGCCGCCCCGGCATCCCCGTCTTCACCCGGTACGCGTACGTGGCGGAGCTGCGCGGCGATGTCGCGGGCGCGCGCCGGGTGCTGCTGCGCGCCGCGGACTCCGCGTACAGCACCGCCGATGTGGCGTACGTCGCCACCGCGCTCGGCCAACTGGCCTGGAGCCAGGGGCAGTACGCCAGGGCGCTCGGCCACTACAAGACCGCGCTGCGCGCCGACCCGGACTATCTGCCGGCGCTGGAGGGCCGCGGCCGTACCTACGCCGCGCAGGGCGGCGACCAGCGCGCGCTGCGCGATCTGGACGAGGTCGTACGGCGCTTCCCGCTGCCGGGCCAGCTCGCCGCGCTCGGTGAACTGCGCGAGGTCAACGGGGAGAAGGAGAAGGCGGCGGAGAACTACGATCTCGTCGCCACCTGGACCAGGCTGGCCCGTGCCAACGGCGTCGCCACCGACCTGGAGTCCGCCCTCATCGAGGCCGACCACGGCGACGCGGCCGAGGCGCTGAAGGCGGCGCGCGCCGAGTGGTCCCGGCGCGAGAGCGTGCACACGGCGGACGCGCTCGGCTGGGCGCTGTACGCGAGCGGCAAGCACCGCGAGGCGCTGACCTACGCGAAGAAGGCGACGGCCGCGTCGCCCGGCTACCGCAACGCGTCGTTCCTCTTCCACCGGGGCATGATCGAGCACGCCCTCGGCGACGAACGGGCCGCGCGCCGCGATCTGCGCGCCGCGCTCGCCCTGAACCCGGGCTTCTCGCCCACCGGCGCGCGCGACGCCCGGGCCGCGCTGGCCGAACTGTCCGGCGACACCAAGGCAGGCAAGGCCGGCAAGAACACCAACGCCGCCGAAGACACCGACGAGCCCCGGGAGGGATCGTGA